Proteins found in one Acanthopagrus latus isolate v.2019 chromosome 3, fAcaLat1.1, whole genome shotgun sequence genomic segment:
- the LOC119016720 gene encoding uncharacterized protein LOC119016720 isoform X2, which yields MEKTPKQDALVHIVACKDKSFLEERYIDSFKGRGVFTHKAIAPSTFVVEYRGRIFPVKDTRPEKKCSDTLKNFLFEFSWKGERWCVDASKEDKTLGRLVNDDHTSPNCEMKKVNCDGKPHLCLFAVKEIARGEEITYNYGKSSYPWRSKDSYDGSNSYDGSDIHANSTPKKEKFEDSEAASSYEDAGSDDDDDGAPICENESAANSNSQGDVSDNSLEDLDSSQDVIRHDASCSQQEDEAAVSSDESDKDEDYVPRRSLRRPKECSYTSKNYCYACGKGYAKIARHLLTHADEEPEIAELATLPKSSKERRKLLDELRIRGNYKHNQEVFKKNCGKLKMKRRPVTEPAEEISAEIHIYCLFCKCLLRRSDAWRHVARCASKTAENSATDEKTRVLGKIGPTVWKLLLTMQPDETAKAAQSDYLLLQLAASLVHKYGNRYDYIRQRLREMATLLIALHEKSIFSFEEAVKSKNFYKVVEAVKEMAGFDEKMQSYDKPNLALKFGHSLKKIGAIVLAGVDGNERLTKDTKKFMKLCAEEWSELVSKTSVDSSSGQKVNSPSTIPFTQDVQVFHRYLERTAASAIESLEMDGNPQAYSALCRVTLAQASVLNKCAPEVSKMTVETFQERGDTVRVLSKRFIKINVPNETGQNVAVLLTSDLVSAITLLVSKRQACGIHPDNPFLFAKPNSDSTSIFHGGICIGAFSSLCRAGNPEHLRSVHLHKHIARIFQVLNLENDELHHLAKLLGHKIRPDREYYRSPEAAVELAKIAKLILAMEKGSLERFKGNSLEQMEIEDKLEPDVEQGNPGNSDAAVDNEESELLPEQSDAAQPQAVTEKQSRQLDRSAAASSSEDEHVEDSAEATSSDESRFDDEYVPDEELISDDSLTSNSNHMTRRFQKKNSPNPDSSKQQRLVQQPTKASSIKQVEDEANDNPDSFTSDDEPEGPTFTNINYCYVCGKGLTKLSRHLFTHRNEVPEIATVFCLPLHSKERSVMLNELRNRGNFQHNEEVLRTRHGKLKVNRKRPGKRSDLKALAFCLYCKVMRGRKDMWRHVQRCAAKRSSKYRTPAQRKILSLVHAAESTDLKEVSPDVKKFIESLKSDEVTSVILNDPHIQQLAQCIYRTNDGKKKQGTFTNRLRLMGRLLLKLRDKSIDSIEDAVKPQNFSKVVEAAKELVGFNEETKTSAKPSVWLHLGNLLRKIATINYARALKEDADKQKVEEVETFMKLCETEWASVHQSKTANNTPTIPFIHDVQLLFQCLEQTMASGVESLTMYECPQVYHALLRVTVAQVSVSNKNMAEVSKVTLKSFNERDKTEPHEDAAVCQSQLDQILSKRSVKINVRNNKGRKVAVTLTPKLLDALTLLVSKRDTCGVHEKNVFLFAKPTATWMSFYQGHVCFTMFVGRCGAKNKVNLRSVCFRKHVARFFQILSLTNEELEQLAKLLGRDIRTDREYYQTPEAAVDIAKISELLTAMESGSLERFEGKSLEEIEIADELEPDMEQENPEKCDAERDESDVENDNCDAGDDNDESGSSLQLSGISSSKASCSTTKNPSKCSRYFPGRLSGYSVKKCGRGRPRKQERKNAASELKDVSTEKNDWPEETPESYDVNTPEKTLSRSSENATRMSFSDDDEDMNVDFDMDFDSFSTTEKPSNSPSPISDSSPKNWGRGRPRKQEREKNAASELKDVSTERNDWSEETPESCDMNTPEKTLSRSNESATKMSFSDDDEDMNVDFDMDFDSDEDIRNEEYVGDGDSVVVDKTKQDNDSSDAKKTDGSPEYHSSVANLEEAKHVAKDDPRKGAEKNGGSRRSCATLNTEKNKLLAAMAGMKEVKILIPKLDITKLKDPAHISRLSSVSNSVKQPLKDQPVHDAKNQSPTAFTSTNYKTKPSNEKTIQMTCSRCKKSMTKGQTAFQKKGFTDVFCSKNCLFEIFPINKPAAKKCHHCQKTILQPQDLIMAAVDTKGTMKDFCTVTCLSSFKSKPESSQTPPSVCSKCSKSCTITCEVTLYTVVHKFCSGSCFDDFLRDNTDICENCSTTCTKKPLMLKLEEETITICSGSCLDEFIEFKNRPCRCTNCHISNPCSEMVHDKSSENIVELFCTRNCVASYRLAIEYKLHGKEYSAQLNKKKRNIKLFKEKLSTADSTVNRNVASPAAESDTPTIIIADSSVVCCLCGKELPKGQTLYQTKSSPEVYCSASCLSERHPSNKLGTKSCYNCLQVIMRPHNMILAPVDDSGTVRELCSNTCLTSVNSKRNNMSCRMCSRLAFCKVRQSLDGLMLRVCSDACFINYHRVNNFPVFTCDVCSSVFINKPLMLKREDGSKTICSEECLVKVKENIETAQMCPMCQTSHQMSDMVEDRNDEGSLDFFCSNRCMMVHKAQSVTVSERNSPPLEEEDIKEVKPSLPNLGSIKEEPSDEEYKQYFSFSISAEDIKDEPKVAKEDLKIGSVFSFTDQDTSTVPTETKMDLTASCSNCKNSLVDGETVYQRKSHAEIFCSSPCLLNFYQMKQAKNTCHFCLQEITNPRDVLKAPADTEETMKDFCSQACLSSFNYKRITSAKIHIKPVASRSQCSMCSRYCISRHEIIHQDVVHKLCSEPCFLRFCNMNNLSVCVNCGSHCNTPVVLKMKDGRKKLCGAECLAQFRKKTQTQQPCAMCCTARSVTDMVENENSENEVELFCTTSCVMASKIQAVSASGLPLDCDHCGKTTVPACHLAMSDASIRNFCTLTCAMTFKETQNVDSNPTAASDQSQCDLHKPPEKLLCAQCRRILKTTPEVVQKKGKMNFVCSLACSEEFKRVNNIMGKCEYCKNERIIKEVKKVDNKDCYFCSDGCRMLYHHELKEKWGEYCHCCAYCLSISKTVVTAQYKGTEEEFCSEDCSANYNMLFCHVAKCDTCGHQGNLRQSLPILGEVKHFCDLKCLLHFCNKKVQMVNTVSSPSRPAGTVESSPVIANVISLAGALARQHRASASSAKQVSVSDIQTKVVGHASVQTVPKELKNKSTLCTPLVHNKGVSCTTQTVDTEAQTDKCGPTVLPVPVPVFIPVPMNMYSQYTPKPVCLPIPLPVPVFLPVMSNSPEREDGQKDGEVTKEGQRQETHTSKESNCSDDPHADQRGAFKDQEDSFSDTHKETPLHSQVCESSAPQPELQTPAPLPAPAPAPPPAPVPASAPAPAVEMREDPRSSPSSATDPPLLQQTVGKVHNKNKGRKLHQSSKAAKAASRKHRELKSRRGADAWRRWIQWRESQTDPDLVSSPSLTFSKDVHRCSAAELSDGLCCFVTEVKRPDGEPYSPDSLFYLCLGIQQHLLENGHMENIFSDPIFKKFSVRITKILKGFKPSATASGFIYSRVEEEFLWDCKQLGAYSPIILLNTLLFFSCKYFGFTTMKQHRQLSFAHLRCCSKTNQNNTKTSFLRFYPPKSFNEAETDADGVPAKRRKRDQSKEGVLEMMENPENPLRCPVRLYEFYLSKCPESVRQRADLFYLHPDHSCVPSSPLWFSSTPLDDSTVEAMLVQILAVREVQRETYMRC from the exons ATGGAGAAGACTCCTAAACAAGATGCCCTAGTGCACATAGTCGCTTGTAAAGACAAATCCTTTCTGGAGGAAAGGTATATAGACTCCTTTAAAG GGAGAGGAGTTTTCACCCACAAGGCCATTGCACCATCCACATTTGTTGTTGAATATCGGGGGAGAATCTTTCCTGTCAAAGACACAAGACCTGAGAAGAAATGCAGTGACACTCTGAAGaattttttgtttgagttttcatGGAAAGGAGAACGCTGGTG CGTTGATGCTTCAAAAGAGGATAAGACGCTTGGAAGACTCGTGAATGACGATCACACAAGTCCCAACTGTGAAATGAAGAAAGTGAACTGCGATGGAAAGCCGCATTTGTGCCTGTTTGCAGTGAAAGAAATAGCTAGAGGCGAGGAGATAACTTACAACTACGGGAAGTCCTCCTATCCATGGCGCTCAAAG GATTCCTATGATGGATCAAATTCCTATGATGGATCAGATATTCATGCTAATTCAACACCAAAGAAGGAAAAG TTTGAGGACTCAGAGGCAGCTTCGAGCTATGAAGATGCTggctctgatgatgatgatgacggtgcaccaatttgtgaaaatgaaagtgctGCCAACAGCAACAGTCAGGGGGACGTCAGCGATAATTCTCTTGAAGATTTGGATTCCTCTCAAGACGTGATACGACATGACGCTTCATGCAGCCAGCAGGAGGACgaggctgctgtcagctctgatGAATCTGACAAGGATGAGGACTATGTTCCCAGAAGGTCATTGCGAAGGCCTAAAGAATGTTCTTACACTAGTAAAAACTATTGTTATGCTTGCGGGAAAGGTTATGCTAAAATTGCTAGACATCTTTTGACACACGCTGATGAAGAGCCTGAGATCGCTGAACTTGCTACATTACCCAAAAGCTCCAAGGAACGAAGAAAGTTACTTGATGAGTTGCGGATCCGGGGAAATTACAAACATAATCAAGAGGTTTTCAAGAAGAACTGTGgaaagttgaaaatgaaaagacgaCCTGTAACTGAGCCTGCAGAGGAGATCAGTgctgaaatacacatttactgTCTATTTTGTAAATGTCTGCTCAGACGTAGTGATGCATGGAGACATGTGGCCAGATGTGCTTCTAAGACAGCGGAAAACTCTGCAACAGATGAAAAGACAAGAGTCTTAGGTAAGATTGGTCCCACTGTGTGGAAGTTGCTACTAACAATGCAACCAGATGAGACTGCAAAGGCAGCTCAAAGTGACTACCTTCTATTACAGCTGGCAGCTAGTCTGGTCCATAAGTATGGAAATAGATATGATTACATCAGACAGAGGCTGCGAGAAATGGCAACTCTTCTGATAGCCCTGCATGAAAAGTCAATATTCAGCTTTGAAGAAGCAGTCAAATCCAAAAACTTCTACAAAGTTGTTGAGGCTGTTAAAGAAATGGCAGGTTTTGACGAGAAGATGCAGAGCTACGACAAACCAAATCTGGCTTTGAAATTCGGACATTCACTCAAAAAAATAGGCGCCATTGTCCTCGCGGGAGTTGACGGCAATGAGCGGTTGAcgaaagacacaaagaaattCATGAAATTATGCGCAGAAGAATGGAGTGAGCTTGTCTCCAAAACATCTGTGGATTCGTCGAGTGGACAAAAAGTAAACAGCCCGTCTACCATACCATTCACTCAAGACGTGCAGGTTTTCCACAGGTACCTGGAAAGAACAGCAGCTTCTGCGATCGAAAGCCTGGAGATGGATGGAAACCCACAGGCCTATAGTGCGCTCTGCAGGGTGACACTAGCACAGGCATCAGTCTTGAACAAATGTGCACCTGAAGTTTCAAAAATGACAGTAGAGACATTCCAGGAGAGGGGCGACACCGTTCGAGTGTTATCCAAACGcttcatcaaaataaatgttccaAACGAAACTGGCCAAAACGTCGCCGTCTTGTTGACCTCTGATCTTGTCAGTGCAATAACGCTGCTTGTGAGCAAGAGACAAGCTTGTGGCATACACCCGGATAATCCTTTCTTGTTTGCAAAGCCAAACTCTGATTCTACCAGTATTTTTCACGGAGGGATCTGCATCGGGGCTTTTTCAAGTCTGTGTCGTGCAGGAAACCCAGAGCATCTCAGATCAGTGCATCTTCACAAGCACATTGCAAGAATCTTCCAGGTCCTCAACCTGGAGAACGATGAGCTCCATCACCTTGCTAAGCTGTTGGGCCACAAAATCCGGCCTGACAGGGAATATTACAGGTCGCCAGAGGCCGCTGTGGAGCTCGCAAAAATCGCAAAACTTATTCTGGCGATGGAAAAGGGTTCTCTGGAAAGGTTTAAAGGAAACTCTCTGGAGCAAATGGAGATTGAGG ataaatTGGAGCCAGATGTGGAGCAGGGCAACCCTGGAAACAGTGATGCTGCGGTTGACAATGAAGAATCAGAGCTTTTACCTGAGCAGAGTG ATGCTGCGCAACCCCAAGCCGTcacagagaagcagagcaggCAACTGGACCGAAGTGCTGCTGCATCTTCATCAGAGGATGAACAT GTTGAGGACTCGGCAGAAGCCACCAGTTCTGATGAATCACGCTTTGATGACGAGTACGTACCTGACGAAGAATTGATAAGTGATGACAGTTTAACCAGCAACAGCAACCACATGACTCGCAGATTCCAGAAGAAGAACAGTCCAAATCCAGATTCTTCTAAACAGCAGCGCCTTGTGCAACAACCCACCAAAGCTTCAAGCATCAAGCAGGTGGAGGACGAGGCTAATGACAACCCCGACAGTTTTACCTCTGATGACGAGCCTGAAGGTCCTACCTTCACCAACATAAATTATTGTTACGTTTGCGGGAAAGGTCTAACCAAACTTTCTCGTCACCTTTTCACTCATAGAAATGAAGTGCCCGAGATAGCTACAGTGTTTTGCCTGCCGTTACACTCCAAGGAGAGATCAGTTATGTTGAATGAGTTACGAAACAGAGGAAATTTCCAACATAATGAAGAGGTTTTGAGGACTCGACATGGAAAACTGAAAGTGAATAGAAAAAGACCAGGCAAGAGAAGTGATTTGAAAGCATTGGCTTTCTGTCTGTATTGCAAAGTCATGCGTGGTCGTAAGGACATGTGGCGACATGTGCAAAGGTGTGCCGCAAAGAGGTCCTCAAAATATCGAACGCCTGCGCAGAGGAAAATCTTAAGCTTGGTTCATGCTGCAGAGTCAACAGACCTCAAGGAGGTCTCACCAGATGTGAAGAAGTTCATAGAGAGCCTGAAGAGTGATGAGGTTACCTCTGTAATTTTGAATGATCCCCATATACAGCAGCTGGCACAATGTATTTACCGCACAAATgacggtaaaaaaaaacaaggtacGTTTACAAATAGACTGAGGCTAATGGGAAGACTCCTGTTGAAATTAAGAGACAAGTCAATAGATAGCATTGAGGATGCTGTCAAACCTCAGAACTTCAGCAAAGTTGTCGAAGCGGCCAAAGAACTTGTTGGTTTCAATGAGGAAACAAAGACAAGTGCCAAACCAAGTGTCTGGTTGCATTTGGGAAATTTGCTTAGGAAAATTGCCACCATTAACTACGCCAGGGCTTTGAAAGAGGATGCTGATAAACAGAAGGTGGAAGAAGTGGAGACATTCATGAAGTTGTGTGAGACAGAATGGGCCTCTGTCCACCAATCAAAAACAGCTAACAACACACCAACCATCCCCTTCATTCATGATGTGCAGCTTCTCTTTCAGTGCTTGGAACAGACGATGGCATCTGGAGTTGAAAGTCTGACGATGTACGAATGTCCTCAGGTCTACCACGCACTTCTCAGAGTGACAGTCGCCCAAGTGTCAGTCTCGAACAAAAACATGGCGGAAGTTTCAAAAGTAACACTGAAGTCATTCAATGAGAGGGATAAGACTGAGCCTCATGAGGACGCTGCTGTTTGCCAGTCACAGTTAGATCAAATTCTCTCCAAGCGCTCTGTGAAGATCAATGTCAGGAACAACAAGGGCAGAAAAGTTGCTGTTACATTGACCCCCAAACTGCTCGATGCTTTGACACTGCTTGTGAGTAAGAGAGACACGTGTGgtgtacatgaaaaaaatgtgttcctgtTTGCAAAACCTACTGCCACGTGGATGAGCTTCTACCAAGGACACGTGTGCTTCACCATGTTTGTGGGTCGGTGTGGCGCAAAGAACAAAGTGAATCTCAGGTCTGTGTGTTTTCGTAAGCACGTTGCAAGATTTTTCCAGATTCTCAGCCTCACGAATGAAGAGCTTGAGCAGCTCGCCAAACTGCTGGGCCGTGACATCCGAACCGACAGAGAGTACTATCAGACGCCCGAGGCCGCAGTCGACATTGCAAAAATCTCGGAGCTACTGACAGCAATGGAGAGTGGATCTCTTGAAAGATTTGAAGGAAAATCCCTCGAGGAAATTGAGATCGCAG ATGAACTGGAGCCGGATATGGAGCAGGAAAATCCTGAAAAATGTGACGCTGAAAGGGATGAATCTGATGTTGAAAACGACAACTGTGATGCTGGGGACGACAATGATGAATCAGGAAGTTCTTTACAGCTGAGCG GTATTTCTTCCTCAAAAGCGTCCTgctcaacaacaaaaaatcccAGCAAATGTTCCAGATATTTTCCCGGTCGCCTTTCCGGTTATTCTGTGAAGAAGTGTGGCAGAGGCAGGCCCAGAAAGCAGGAGCGTAAAAATGCGGCATCTGAGTTGAAGGATGTGAGCACTGAGAAGAATGACTGGCCAGAGGAAACACCTGAGAGCTATGATGTGAACACACCTGAGAAGACATTATCTCGTAGCAGTGAGAATGCAACAAGGATGTCTTTCAGTGATGACGATGAAGACATGAATGTAGACTTTGATATGGACTTTGACTCCTTTTCAACAACTGAAAAACCCAGCAACTCTCCCAGTCCCATCTCCGATTCTTCACCGAAGAATTGGGGCCGAGGCAGGCCCAGGAagcaggagagggaaaaaaatgcagcatcTGAATTGAAGGATGTGAGCACTGAGAGGAATGACTGGTCAGAGGAAACACCTGAGAGCTGtgacatgaacacacctgagaAAACATTGTCTCGTAGCAATGAGAGTGCAACAAAGATGTCTTTCAGTGATGACGATGAGGACATGAATGTAGACTTTGACATGGACTTTGATAGTGACGAGGACATCAGAAATGAGGAATATGTTGGAGATGGCGACTCAGTTGTAGTAGATAAGACCAAGCAGGACAATGACAGCAGTGATGCCAAGAAGACCGACGGCTCACCTGAGTATCACAGCAGTGTTGCAAACCTTGAAGAGGCTAAACATGTCGCGAAAGATGATCCAAGgaaaggagcagaaaaaaatgggGGGAGCAGACGTTCCTGTGCCACTTTAAATACAG AAAAGAACAAATTACTAGCTGCGATGGCCGGCATGAAAGAGGTGAAGATATTGATCCCAAAACTGGACATT ACGAAGTTGAAGGATCCAGCCCACATTTCCAGGTTATCATCTGTGTCTAATTCTGTCAAGCAACCACTGAAAGATCAGCCCGTGCACGATGCGAAAAACCAGAGTCCAACAGCGTTCACAAGCACAAATTACAAGACGAAGCCAAGCAATGAAAAG ACGATTCAGATGACCTGCTCACGCTGTAAGAAAAGCATGACGAAGGGTCAAACGGCTTTCCAGAAGAAAGGATTCACAGACGTCTTCTGCTCCAAAAACTGCCTGTTTGAAATATTTCCCATCAACAAACCAGCTGCCAAGAAATGCCATCACTGTCAAAA GACGATATTGCAGCCTCAGGACCTCATCATGGCTGCAGTGGACACTAAGGGAACTATGAAGGACTTCTGCACTGTGACCTGTTTGAGCTCTTTTAAGTCCAAACCTGAGTCCAGCCAAACGCCACCATCAGTCTGCAGCAAGTGCTCCAAGTCCTGCACT ATCACGTGTGAGGTCACACTGTACACAGTCGTCCACAAGTTTTGCAGCGGCTCCTGCTTTGACGACTTCCTCAGGGACAACACGGACATCTGTGAGAACTGCAGCACCACCTGCACCAAAAAACCACTGAtgctgaagctggaggaggagaccaTAACCATCTGCAGTGGCTCGTGTCTGGACGAGTTCATAGAG TTTAAAAACAGGCCCTGTCGGTGCACCAACTGCCACATTTCTAATCCGTGTTCAGAGATGGTTCACGACAAAAGCAGTGAGAACATTGTGGAGCTCTTCTGCACTCGCAACTGTGTGGCATCATACAGACTCGCAATTGAATACAAGCTTCACG gtAAAGAATACTCAGCTCAGttgaacaagaagaaaagaaacataaaacttTTCAAAGAGAAATTGAGTACT GCGGActccactgtaaacagaaaTGTTGCATCTCCAGCTGCTGAGTCGGACACACCAACGATCATCATTGCAGACTCGTCCGTTGTTTGTTGCCTCTGTGGGAAAGAACTGCCAAAAGGACAGACGCTTTACCAGACAAAGAGCTCACCAGAGGTTTACTGCTCAGCCTCTTGCCTCTCTGAAAGGCATCCCAGCAACAAATTAGGCACCAAAAGTTGCTACAACTGCCTTCA GGTGATAATGCGACCTCACAACATGATCCTGGCTCCGGTGGATGATTCAGGAACTGTAAGGGAATTGTGCAGCAACACCTGCCTCACCTCTGTCAACTCCAAGAGGAACAATATGAGCTGTAGGATGTGCAGCAGACTTGCCttt TGCAAAGTCAGGCAGAGCCTGGATGGCTTGATGCTTAGAGTGTGCAGCGACGCCTGCTTCATCAACTACCACAGAGTCAACAACTTCCCTGTGTTCACCTGTGACGTCTGCAGCTCCGTCTTTATCAACAAACCTCTCATGCTTAAGAGGGAGGACGGCAGTAAAACCATCTGCAGTGAAGAATGTCTGGTGAAGGTCAAAGAG AACATTGAGACCGCTCAGATGTGCCCCATGTGCCAAACATCCCATCAGATGTCGGACATGGTTGAAGACAGAAATGACGAGGGCAGTTTGGACTTCTTCTGTAGCAACAGATGCATGATGGTGCACAAGGCtcagtctgtcactgtgtcag AAAGGAACAGCCCACCACTGGAGGAAGAAGACATAAAAGAAGTGAAGCCATCACTACCAAATCTGGGCTCT ATTAAAGAAGAGCCCAGTGATGAAGAGtacaaacaatatttttcattCTCCATATCAGCAGAGGACATCAAGGATGAGCCTAAAGTGGCGAAG GAGGACTTGAAGATTGGTTCAGTCTTCTCTTTCACGGATCAAGACACATCCACAGTGCCCACCGAGACCAAGATGGATTTGACTGCGTCTTGCTCCAACTGCAAAAATTCACTGGTGGACGGAGAGACTGTTTATCAGAGGAAGAGCCATGCAGAAATCTTCTGCTCATCTCCCTGCCTCTTGAATTTTTACCAAATGAAACAAGCTAAGAACACCTGCCACTTCTGCCTTCA gGAGATAACAAATCCTCGGGATGTCCTGAAGGCCCCAGCAGATACTGAGGAGACGATGAAGGATTTCTGCAGCCAGGCCTGCCTGTCCTCATTCAACTACAAGAGAATCACGTCCGCCAAAATACACATCAAGCCCGTTGCGTCACGGTCTCAATGCAGCATGTGCAGCAGATATTGCATT AGCAGACATGAGATCATACATCAGGACGTCGTCCACAAGCTCTGCAGTGAGCCCTGTTTTCTGCGCTTCTGCAACATGAACAATCTGTCCGTTTGTGTGAACTGTGGCTCCCACTGCAACACACCCGTGGTGCTCAAGATGAAAGATGGCCGCAAAAAACTCTGCGGTGCCGAGTGTCTGGCTCAATTCAGAAAG AAAACCCAAACACAGCAGCCGTGTGCCATGTGCTGCACCGCACGTTCAGTGACAGACatggttgaaaatgaaaacagtgagaATGAGGTGGAGCTGTTCTGTACCACCAGCTGTGTGATGGCATCCAAGATCCAGGCTGTCAGTGCATCAG GTCTCCCGTTGGATTGTGACCACTGTGGTAAGACCACAGTACCGGCCTGCCACCTCGCCATGTCAGACGCCTCCATCAGAAACTTCTGCACTCTAACCTGTGCCATGACTTTCAAG GAGACCCAGAATGTTGACAGTAACCCGACAGCGGCCTCCGACCAATCACAGTGTGATTTACACAAACCGCCAGAGAAACTGCTTTGTGCCCAGTGTCGGCGCATTTTAAAAACTACACCAGAAGTCGTTCAGAAAAAG gGCAAAATGAATTTTGTGTGTAGTCTGGCCTGTTCTGAAGAGTTTAAGAGAGTCAACAACATCATGGGCAAATGCGAATACTGTAAGAATGAGAGGATCATCAAAGAAGTCAAGAAAGTTGACAACAAAGACTGCTACTTCTGCAGCGACG GCTGCAGGATGCTCTATCACCATGAGCTGAAAGAGAAGTGGGGGGAGTATTGTCACTGTTGTGCTTACTGCCTCTCCATCTCTAAGACAGTAGTGACTGCCCAGTATAAAGGCACTGAAGAGGAGTTCTGCTCCGAAGACTGCAGCGCAAATTACAACATGCTCTTCTGCCAT GTTGCCAAGTGTGACACCTGCGGTCATCAAGGGAACCTGAGGCAGAGTCTTCCCATCCTGGGAGAGGTCAAACACTTCTGTGACCTGAAGTGTCTCCTGCATTTCTGCAACAAAAAGGTCCAGATGGTCAACACAG TCTCTTCACCTTCCAGACCTGCAGGCACGGTGGAGTCCTCCCCGGTCATCGCTAACGTCATCTCGCTCGCTGGCGCTTTGGCGAGGCAGCACAGAGCCTCTGCCAGCTCTGCAAAACAGG tctctgtctctgacattCAGACGAAGGTTGTTGGACAT GCCAGTGTTCAAACCGTCCCCAAGGAGCTGAAGAACAAGTCCACGCTCTGCACGCCGTTGGTCCACAATAAGGGAGTCTCCTGTACGACGCAGACCGTCGATACGGAAGCACAGACAG ACAAATGTGGCCCAACAGTCCTGCCGGTCCCGGTGCCGGTGTTTATTCCTGTGCCTATGAACATGTACAGCCAGTACACACCGAAGCCTGTGTGCCTTCCCATACCG ctgcctgTTCCCGTGTTTCTTCCTGTGATGTCGAACAGCCCAGAGAGAGAAGACGGGCAGAAGGACGGAGAGGTGACAAAAGAGGGACAAAGACAAGAGACTCACACCTCAAAAG AGAGTAACTGTAGTGACGACCCGCATGCAGATCAGCGTGGTGCTTTCAAAGACCAGGAGGACTCGTTCTCTGACACCCACAAAGAAACGCCTCTGCATTCACAAGTGTGCGAGTCCAGTGCGCCTCAACCTGAGCTCCAAactccagctcctcttcctgctccagctccagctcctcctcctgctcccgtccctgcttcagctcctgctccagctgtggAGATGCGAGAGGATCCCCGCAGCTCACCGAGCTCTGCTACTGACCCTCCACTATTACAACAAACTGTGGGGAAGGTCCACAACAAGAACAAG GGTCGTAAGCTGCACCAGTCGTCCAAAGCAGCTAAGGCCGCTTCAAGGAAGCACCGCGAACTGAAGAGTCGTCGTGGAGCTGATGCCTGGAGGAGATGGATACAGTGGAGGGAGTCACAAACCGACCCGGACCTCGtttctt CTCCTTCTTTGACGTTCAGTAAGGATGTTCATCGCTGCTCAGCGGCTGAGCTCAGTGACGGCCTCTGTTGTTTCGTCACTGAGGTGAAACGACCCGACGGAGAGCCGTACTCCCCCGACAGCCTGTTCTACCTCTGCCTCGGCATCCAGCAG caccTGTTGGAGAACGGTCACATGGAGAACATATTCAGTGACCCCATCTTCAAAAAGTTCTCCGTCAGGATCACCAAGATCCTGAAGGGTTTCAAAccctcagccacagccagcG gtTTCATCTATTCCCGTGTGGAGGAGGAGTTCCTGTGGGACTGTAAGCAGTTGGGGGCGTACtctcccatcatcctcctcaaCACTCTGCTCTTCTTCAGCTGCAAGTACTTCGGCTTCACCACGATGAAGCAGCACCGCCAGCTCTCCTTCGCCCATCTCAGGTGCTGCTCCAAAACCAACCAGAACAACACCAAGACCAGCTTCCTGCGCTTCTACCCGCCAAAATCCTTTAACGAGGCAGAGACAG ATGCAGACGGCGTCCCAGCTAAGAGGCGTAAGAGAGATCAGAGTAAAGAGGGAGTgctggagatgatggagaaCCCAGAGAACCCTCTCCGCTGCCCAGTCAGACTCTACGAGTTCTACCTCTCCAAGTG CCCAGAGTCGGTGAGGCAGCGCGCCGACTTGTTCTACCTTCACCCGGATCATTCTTGCGTTCCCAGCAGCCCTCTGTGGttctcctccacccctctgGACGACAGCACGGTGGAGGCCATGCTTGTTCAGATCCTCGCCGTCCGAGAGGTGCAGAGGGAAACATACATGAGGTGCTGA